From Candidatus Bathyarchaeota archaeon:
TCTTATTTACGTCAAGAACCCTGTCTTTCTCGGACTAGCGTATGGACTGGGCATAGCAACTTTTTGGCCAAGCTTCAACCTTCTCCTGTTTAGGCTCAGCGACGCCAGCGAACGAGCGGTGATGATAAGCCTGCTTTACGTAGCTATACCTTCAATAACTGGCATAATCAGCCCTGCAGTCGGAGGCTTTGTTATCGAAACCTTTGGCTTCACAAACCTTTTTACGGCTTCAATTCTTCTGTATTTGGTTGCTTTCATCGCTTCGTTGAAGATACGCTACGAGCCAGAAGCACAGAAGTTTTCGATTCCTAAGAGCCGATTGTTCACGATTTTTTTGCTGACATTTGTTCTCTTCGGTATGTCAGAGTCCTACTGGCTCGCCTACCCACTCTTTGTTTTCAGCGTTTCGTCAACTATCTTGAACATGGGGTTTGTGGTTGCAGCTAGTGCGTTGCTGATTTCCATTATAACAGTTGGGATTGGCAAAATTTCTGATGTTAAGAGAACGCGTGTGGAATTCACTATGGCAAGCGCGATTCTATACGCCCTTTGGTATTTCATACTTCCCCAAGTTTCTAGTATGATAGAGATAGTAGCACTCTCTTTACTCTCAGGCTTCGCTAGCGCCTTTGCTCTCTCTTGGTTTGCTTTCTACGGTGATTCCTTCGAGAGAAAATATCATGCTAGCATCTTAGTAATGATGGAGGTCGGCTTAATGGTTGGCAGAATCTTTAACCTCGTTCCCACATATTTCTTCGTAACAACGTATGACTATACGCGCTATTTTGTGGTACTAGGCGTTGTCTCGATACTTCTCATTCCGCTTTTTATCCTATCAAGAAACTACATTAAGAACTCTTAGCACGTGAAGACAAACGTTGATTGAATGCTTATTTCAGTATCATTTGTGTAAATTGTTCCGGATTGAAAGGCTGCAAGTCCGCGTATGTTTGACCGACTCCGATAAACAGTATGGGTTTGTTAGTCGCATACGCGACGCTTAATGCTGAACCGCCTTTCACATCAGCATCCACTTTCGTCAAAATGGTTCCGTCAATGCCTATGCTTTTATTGAACTCTTCTGCCTGCATAACCGCATCATTGCCCGTTAAGGCATCAACCACGAGTAGAGTCAAATCAGGGTTCACGACACGCTTGACTTTCGCCAATTCGTTCATCAAATTCTTGTCAGTTTGAATGCGTCCTGCCGTGTCAATGAGCACCACGTTTACGCCATGGGCTTCAGCATGTTTGATGGCATCAAAAGCCACGGCAGCAGGGTCAGCGCCATAACTATGTTTAATGATGCGTACTCCAAGCCGTTTTGCATGTTCTTCTAATTGTTCAATTGAGCCGGCTCTGTACGTGTCGCTGCAAGCTAAAACAACTGTAAAGTCTTTTTTCATGAACAATTTGGTGATTTTGGCGATGGTTGTTGTTTTTCCAGTGCCGTTGATTCCAACAAACGCGATTACTAATGGCTCTCCGCTTTTCTGCTTCTCTTTAACCATCTTTAGCAAGTCTATTTTTTCGCCTGTGTTCAAAATTTCCAGCAAAACTTCACGTAGATTCTCTCTTACAACTTCTTTTCTGCCTTCTAAACGCTTAACCTCAAGGCTGTCCAGTCGTCTTTCCATTTCGTTACATATGCGCTCCGCAACTGGAAAAGCTACATCGTTTTCAACAAGGCTTAGCTTAAAATCTGATAGGATTGGCTGTAGCTGTTTTGCTTTCAGCTCAGTTGTTGTGATTTTGTTAACTAAGCCGCTAAGGCCTACTTTTAGTTTTTCGAACATCGCCGGCTCTTCTCCTGCTGCTTAGCTTTAGTGAAACTTCGTCAAGCTGCTGTCTTTTCAAATGCATCTGCTCTACAACCTGACCTAACTGCTGCTGAAGGGTATTCTTAGATATTTCAAGCTCCGCAATGCGTTTCTGTACAATTTGCTTAGCTTCGTCTCTGGATTTCTCCACGGACACGCCAGCCCCCATGCCAACCACCATGGTCTCCGTAGTTGCAACTTCAGCTTTTATGAAGGAGCCACCGCCGATTGGCACAAGCAGAGGAGCGCCCTTCTTTTCCTTATCTAATCCTTCTATAGTCATAGACGCAAAGGCAAGTTCTGTCATTGCGGCGTTTATCAGGTTGGTTCTGTTCTGCAAGGCGTCTGCTGTGCCTTCTAATAGCCGAAGTTCCGTTAGTAGTCTACGAAAAATCTCTTCGTCACTCGACATGTGCTTCTTCCCCCAAAGTTAACTTCCTTATGAGAGGGCTTTCAATCTCCTCTGGGGGGATCTCTTCGATTTTGAAGATTTTTATTTGAAAGCGTTTGGCTCTGTGTTTGCTTCCTAACTCCATGTATATCTTTTCTTTTGCGTTTTCAGGCTTTAAGGCTCTGATCTCTTTCTTGAAGGGCGTTCTCCAGTTTGGCTTTGCTATCTCGCCTGTTACACGGAACACTTTGACTTCGCTC
This genomic window contains:
- a CDS encoding MFS transporter; its protein translation is MWKESTKVLAVTVAIFFFTNSLSGAFLPIYLKDSGLSILEIIVVLFFTFLVVGLLPIVLMRVTRHFERIISFGILFTLLFYVALIYVKNPVFLGLAYGLGIATFWPSFNLLLFRLSDASERAVMISLLYVAIPSITGIISPAVGGFVIETFGFTNLFTASILLYLVAFIASLKIRYEPEAQKFSIPKSRLFTIFLLTFVLFGMSESYWLAYPLFVFSVSSTILNMGFVVAASALLISIITVGIGKISDVKRTRVEFTMASAILYALWYFILPQVSSMIEIVALSLLSGFASAFALSWFAFYGDSFERKYHASILVMMEVGLMVGRIFNLVPTYFFVTTYDYTRYFVVLGVVSILLIPLFILSRNYIKNS
- the ftsY gene encoding signal recognition particle-docking protein FtsY, whose amino-acid sequence is MFEKLKVGLSGLVNKITTTELKAKQLQPILSDFKLSLVENDVAFPVAERICNEMERRLDSLEVKRLEGRKEVVRENLREVLLEILNTGEKIDLLKMVKEKQKSGEPLVIAFVGINGTGKTTTIAKITKLFMKKDFTVVLACSDTYRAGSIEQLEEHAKRLGVRIIKHSYGADPAAVAFDAIKHAEAHGVNVVLIDTAGRIQTDKNLMNELAKVKRVVNPDLTLLVVDALTGNDAVMQAEEFNKSIGIDGTILTKVDADVKGGSALSVAYATNKPILFIGVGQTYADLQPFNPEQFTQMILK
- the pfdA gene encoding prefoldin subunit alpha; this encodes MSSDEEIFRRLLTELRLLEGTADALQNRTNLINAAMTELAFASMTIEGLDKEKKGAPLLVPIGGGSFIKAEVATTETMVVGMGAGVSVEKSRDEAKQIVQKRIAELEISKNTLQQQLGQVVEQMHLKRQQLDEVSLKLSSRRRAGDVRKTKSRP
- a CDS encoding 50S ribosomal protein L18a translates to MSEVKVFRVTGEIAKPNWRTPFKKEIRALKPENAKEKIYMELGSKHRAKRFQIKIFKIEEIPPEEIESPLIRKLTLGEEAHVE